The nucleotide window GAGCTGGCGCAACCCCGATGATTCGCTGTCGCACAAGACCTGGGACAACTACATCGAAGATGCAGTGATCAAGGCGATTGGTGTGGTGCAGGAGATCAGCGGCGCCAAGACCATCAACGCGCTGGGTTTCTGCGTGGGTGGCACCATGCTGGGTACAGCGCTGGCCGTATTGGCGGCGCGGGGCGAGAAACCCGTGGCCAGTGCCACGCTGCTGACCACCTTTCTGGACTTCAGCGACACCGGCATTCTGGATGTGTTCATCGACGAAGCCTTTGTCAAATACCGCGAGCAGGAACTGGGCAAAGGCGGCCTCATGAAGGGCCAGGACCTGGCCAGCACCTTCAGCTTCCTGCGCCCCAACGATCTGGTGTGGAACTACGTGGTTGGCAATTACCTGAAGGGCGAGACGCCGCCACCGTTTGACCTGCTGTACTGGAACAGTGACAGCACCAATCTACCCGGCCCGTACTACGCCTGGTACCTGCGCAACACCTATTTTGAAAACAACCTGGTCAAGCCCGGCAAGGTCACCGTCTGTGGCCAAAAGGTCGATCTGGGTCAGGTCGACATCCCGGTCTATATCTACGGTTCACGCGAAGACCATATCGTGCCGATCGGCGGGGCCTATGCGTCCACGCAGGCGCTGCCTGGCAAAAAGCGTTTTGTCCAGGGCGCATCGGGCCACATTGCTGGCGTGATCAACCCGCCCGCGAAGAACAAACGCAGCCACTGGATTCGTGCCGATGGCAAACTGCCCAAGACGCATGCCGCCTGGCTGGAAGGCGCTGTGGAGCATCCGGGCAGTTGGTGGACCGACTGGTCCACTTGGCTCAAGAGCCACGCGGGCAAACAGATTGCTGCACCCAAAACCTATGGCAAGGGCAAGTTCAAGGCGACCGAACCCGCACCGGGCCGTTTCGTCAAGGTCAAAGCCTGACCGCCCCCATTTCCCAATATTCACCCCCCCCCCATTTCGTTACCCGAGGAGAGAGACATGGAAGACATCGTTATCGTTGCAGCCACCCGCACCGCCGTTGGCAAGTTTGGTGGTTCACTCGCCAAGACACCCGCGACCGAACTGGGCGCGCACGTCATCCAAGCCTTGCTTGCGCGCACCAAGTTTGGCGCCGACCAGATCGGTGAAATCATCATGGGCCAGGTGCTGGCCGCAGGCGCTGGGCAGAACCCGGCGCGCCAGGCGCTGATCAAAAGCGGTGTGGCCAAGGAAACCCCCGCACTGACCATCAACGCGGTGTGCGGCTCCGGCCTGAAGGCCGTGATGTTGGCCGCGCAGGCCGTGGCCTACGGCGACAGCGAGATCGTGATTGCCGGTGGCCAGGAAAACATGAGCGCATCGCCCCACGTGCTGCTGGGCAGCCGTGACGGCCAGCGCATGGGCGACTGGAAGATGGTGGACAGCATGATCGTGGACGGCCTGTGGGACGTCTACAACCAGTACCACATGGGCATCACCGCCGAGAACGTGGCCAAGCAGTACGGCATCACCCGCGACATGCAGGATGCACTGGCGCTGGCCAGTCAGCAAAAGGCGGCTGCGGCGCAAGACGCCGGCAAGTTTGTCGATGAAATCACGCCGTTCAGCATCGCGCAGAAGAAGGGTGACCCGATTGTTTTCTCTGCAGACGAGTTCATCAACCGCAAATCCAACGCGGAAGCACTGGCGGGCTTGAAGCCCGCGTTTGACAAGGCCGGTGGCGTAACCGCCGGCAATGCGTCGGGCATCAATGACGGTGCCGCCGCAGTGATGGTAATGACCGCCAAGAAGGCTGCGGCCCTGGGCCTCACGCCGTTGGGCCGTATTGCCAGCTTTGCCACCAGTGGCCTGGACCCGGCCATCATGGGCATGGGCCCTGTCAGTGCGTCGCAAAAAGCCCTGGCCCGCGCCGGCTGGAAAGCCGCCGATCTGGACCTGCTGGAAATCAACGAAGCCTTCGCCGCGCAGGCCTGCGCGGTCAACCAGCAAATGGGCTGGGACACGTCCAAGGTAAATGTGAATGGCGGCGCCATCGCCATCGGGCACCCGATTGGCGCGTCTGGCTGCCGCATTCTGGTGACGCTGCTGCACGAGATGGGCCGCCGCAATGCCAAGAAGGGCATTGCCTCCCTGTGCATCGGGGGTGGCATGGGAGTTGCTCTGACTATTGAGCGTTAGGAGAATTTGAATGAAATTGGCTGTCAGCCCTTTCTGGGCGTGCGCTGGCAGCTCCTGTTTTTGTAGCAATTAAAACCAAAGAGGAGTCAAGAATGAACCAAAAAGTAGCGTACGTCACCGGTGGCATGGGCGGCATTGGTACCGCCATTTGCCAGCGTTTGCACAAAGAAGGTTTCAAGGTGATTGCCGGTTGCGGCCCTACGCGGGACCACGCCAAGTGGATTGCCGAGCAGGCTGCGCTGGGTTACACCTTTTATGCGTCCGTGGGCAATGTGGGCGCCTGGGACTCCACGGTAGAAGCCTTCAGCAAGACCAAGGCGGAACACGGCAGCATTGATGTGCTGGTCAACAACGCCGGCATCACCAAGGACCGCATGTTCTTGAAGATGACGCGTGAAGATTGGGATTCGGTCATAGAGACCAACCTGAACTCCATGTTCAACGTCACCAAACAGGTCGTAGCCGACATGGTTGAAAAGGGCTGGGGCCGCATCATCAACATCTCTTCGGTCAATGGCGAAAAGGGCCAGGCCGGGCAGACCAATTACTCGGCGGCCAAGGCAGGTATGCATGGCTTCTCGATGGCGCTGGCGCAGGAGTTGGCGACCAAGGGTGTGACAGTTAACACCGTGAGCCCGGGCTACATCGGCACCGACATGGTCAAGGCCATCCGCGAAGACGTGCTGGCCAAGATCGTGGCCACAGTGCCCGTCAAACGCCTGGGTGAACCCAGCGAAATTGCGTCCATCATTGCCTGGCTGGCGTCCGATGAAGGTGGCTACGCCACGGGTGCAGACTTCTCCGTGAACGGTGGACTGCACATGGGTTGAGTGTGCCCTGCGACCATGTGTCGCAAAACCGCCCCACACCCCGCAAATCAGTCATGGTTTTGCGGGGTTTTGTGTTTTTGGCGTGATACGCTCAACGCCGATGCGAGAAATTCTTACCGTCACCATCTACTCCCTGTCCGGTGTGTTGTTACGCACCGGCTTCAGCCGTACCAGCAGCACCGTGTGTTGTCCGTCAAGCCAGTGCCTGCAGGAGATCCCGGCAAGTGCAAATTGACCGTGACAAATGTCACGCAAGTGGCGCTCCATCTCACTTTG belongs to Rhodoferax saidenbachensis and includes:
- a CDS encoding PHA/PHB synthase family protein produces the protein MSEGWTKALQSFQGMDLASAGAGFPAMPKEAPQIQFAPEKLQALQQQYLKEASDLFTHGFSAPTTAKDKRFANAAWGDNPVAAYSAAVYLLNARTMMGLADAVQADTKTRSRIRFAVEQWMAASAPSNFMAFNAEAQKMAIDSKGESIAKGMKNLMHDLQQGHVSMTDESLFEVGKNVATSEGAVVFENELFQLIEYKPLTAKVFEKPFLLVPPCINKFYILDLQPDNSLVRYAVAQGHRTFVVSWRNPDDSLSHKTWDNYIEDAVIKAIGVVQEISGAKTINALGFCVGGTMLGTALAVLAARGEKPVASATLLTTFLDFSDTGILDVFIDEAFVKYREQELGKGGLMKGQDLASTFSFLRPNDLVWNYVVGNYLKGETPPPFDLLYWNSDSTNLPGPYYAWYLRNTYFENNLVKPGKVTVCGQKVDLGQVDIPVYIYGSREDHIVPIGGAYASTQALPGKKRFVQGASGHIAGVINPPAKNKRSHWIRADGKLPKTHAAWLEGAVEHPGSWWTDWSTWLKSHAGKQIAAPKTYGKGKFKATEPAPGRFVKVKA
- a CDS encoding acetyl-CoA C-acetyltransferase encodes the protein MEDIVIVAATRTAVGKFGGSLAKTPATELGAHVIQALLARTKFGADQIGEIIMGQVLAAGAGQNPARQALIKSGVAKETPALTINAVCGSGLKAVMLAAQAVAYGDSEIVIAGGQENMSASPHVLLGSRDGQRMGDWKMVDSMIVDGLWDVYNQYHMGITAENVAKQYGITRDMQDALALASQQKAAAAQDAGKFVDEITPFSIAQKKGDPIVFSADEFINRKSNAEALAGLKPAFDKAGGVTAGNASGINDGAAAVMVMTAKKAAALGLTPLGRIASFATSGLDPAIMGMGPVSASQKALARAGWKAADLDLLEINEAFAAQACAVNQQMGWDTSKVNVNGGAIAIGHPIGASGCRILVTLLHEMGRRNAKKGIASLCIGGGMGVALTIER
- the phbB gene encoding acetoacetyl-CoA reductase; translated protein: MNQKVAYVTGGMGGIGTAICQRLHKEGFKVIAGCGPTRDHAKWIAEQAALGYTFYASVGNVGAWDSTVEAFSKTKAEHGSIDVLVNNAGITKDRMFLKMTREDWDSVIETNLNSMFNVTKQVVADMVEKGWGRIINISSVNGEKGQAGQTNYSAAKAGMHGFSMALAQELATKGVTVNTVSPGYIGTDMVKAIREDVLAKIVATVPVKRLGEPSEIASIIAWLASDEGGYATGADFSVNGGLHMG